The genomic segment TTGAGCAGCGGACTCAAGTTGCTGCCTTCAACAACCTGCTGATAGTACTGTATATTTAGAGCACGCCCAGTGCTGTGCTAACATATAATGAACTCTAAACTGTACCTTATTGTGTGGTCTATATTTAATCTTTAACAAGTGAAGAGAGGCTGAGTGAGTATGGATTTATGCATAATGTATTGTGCATTGTTTAAATGGAACCATTTGTACAGACAGCCAGTTCATCTAGATTGATTCACCTCTGATAAATTAATGTACCTTTTATTAAAAGCAATTTAACTCCATTATCTTATTAAAAGGACTTACAGATGGATTCTGAATTTGGCAATTCATTAAGCATGATAAACATATATCTTTTTAATATACTGAGAGGAACCATTTATCTAAATTGTGATTGTGATAGCTCAGGTGGAATAAAGTTCAATGCAAAACAACAGACGTTGCTCTTCACAGAACATTTCaaaggacattttaaagttAGAGATTTCGTGACTGTGACTTGCCTGTCCAACAGTGACCATCGCTCCTCTGCTGGAGGCCATGGTGGCTCCTGAGAACAGTCTCCTCACACCCTCTGTGGGACACGacacaggtcacatgatgccactgtgtacCTCACATGAAGTTACACACACTATATAGCCTGGGATTTACCTTCTCTGAAGACTCTGAAGAGTCCGTCGATGGCATGTTTGTAGCTGagcgaaagaaaaaaaacattcagggTCAAATTACAGTGAGAGATTTTGAGCGTCCAAACTGAACATTTGTATTGAGCGTAAGTTACAGCACTCACTTTCTCCTCTGTTCTGGTGGTAGTTTCATGTCATTCTGCATCCTAGAGGCAAAAATAAACCAAGACTGGTTTGCTTgtttataataatttgaaatgtgTACAAATGAATGAGGGTGTTTTACCTGACGTTCACCATGTCTGCCGGCGTCCCAACAAACCCACCGGTGAAACCTGTCGGCAGAGAAATCTGGTTGGCTCACAATCCTTTTCAGGTTATACTtagtgctgcaaaaacagctgagcaatatgtcaatattatatcaatatcatCATATGAGACTAGATAGCATCTTAGATTTTGGGTAACATAATATcttatggttt from the Plectropomus leopardus isolate mb unplaced genomic scaffold, YSFRI_Pleo_2.0 unplaced_scaffold9606, whole genome shotgun sequence genome contains:
- the LOC121940857 gene encoding mitochondrial dicarboxylate carrier-like, yielding MWGGTDSHQLKGSFCVRAGFHLLFQMSYSLTRFAIYETVRDMMGSTSQGPMPFYQKVLLGAFGGFTGGFVGTPADMVNVRMQNDMKLPPEQRRNYKHAIDGLFRVFREEGVRRLFSGATMASSRGAMVTVGQ